The sequence CGGATGGAGATGAAACGCGCCGAACCCGGGACCCGATTGTTTGAGGATATGATCGGATTCGATCCGGCGCTGCGTCCCGGCGGGCGAAAGGCGGGGGACGCGCTTTCCAATCGTCTGGGGCGCATCCAGAGCGAGGCCGAACAAGCCGCTGAAGCCGCGCAATCGGATCAGGCTGATTCAAACGTCGACGAGAATGACCAGGACCAGAATGAGACTGAGGCGGAATCGACAGAGGAGAGCAGCGCGACCGTTGCCGGCGACGGAACGGGCGCGACCGCTGTCGGCGAAGACGGCGTCGGCGACGACCTTGCGCCACAAGCCAAGAAGCAGCCAAAGGAAATTGATCCCAGCAAGGAACTGACCTACGGCTATCGTCTGATGCGTATTCAGTCGCTGCCAACTTTGCGATCCAAGCATGATCCCAAGAGCGAACTCAAAGATTTACCGGAGCGCGACAAGGCCTTCGTCGCCTATCTCTTATTCAAGGAATTTGAAGAGGAGTACTCTTTTATCCTGACTACGCCGCAAATCAAGGTAAACGCCAGCTACCAGGGCGGCGTAAAGATTGACTATCGTCAAAAGATGCGCGATGTATACGAGGAATCCAGGCGAGTTGAGGATCACTTCCGGAAGTACGCCCACGAGGCGCGAGAGCATCTTAAGATTCTGGAAGAAGCTACCTCTCCTCAAAGCTATGTGGAGCACGCCAAAAAGGTGGGGATACTGGAAAGTCGTCGCGGCGTTACCAGCCGCGAAACCCGCCTGCAGATCAAGGAATTCAGCTCAAGGGTGGCCGAGGTTTTGCGGGCCTTAATCCACGATATGCGTGGCGCAAATCAAATTGTGTCCAATCGAGAAGATGCCATACGATTTGAGATTGATCGGGACAAGCGCAAGAGGTTGAATGGGAAGGCCATTAAGGATTGTATCATGCAATCCTACTGCTACAGCGTTGGTCTTGCCGACCGCCTGGAGCACGGCGACCTTTTTGGCGGAGTGCTTGAGCTCAGCGAAGAGGAATTTCAGAGCGCCTTCACTCACGCCGGATGAGCGACGAAATTTTTTCTGAAGTCATCGTTCGATTGCCGGCGGAGAACTCGCTGCTTTTGGTGCAGGCGCTCGATCAAGGCGGGGCGCTGCCGGAGTTATCCGGCTACTACGAAACGCTCTATCAGGAGGATCGGCCGGCTGATGACCAGACGCAGCTTTCGCTCTTCTTTCCTGTGAGCTTCGAGTTGCCTGAGATTCAAGTCGAGCTGCTGCTGGTCGCGCTCGGCATTGATCGGTACGCTATTGAATCACAAAGAGTCCAACGGCAGGATTATCTTGAGGCTTACAAGGAGCACTATCAACCGTTCCATTTGACGCGGCGCATTTTTATCACTCCTTCGTGGGAGCGCGGGGGTCAGGCGGAACAGCAGGCTCGCTGCTCTGGATCGATCCCGCTCTATCTGGATCCTGGGTTGGCCTTTGGAACCGGAAAGCATCCAACGACGCAACTCTGCGCCGCCTGCATTGAGGAGCTAACCGGTCCGGGCATTCGTTTCATTGATGCAGGCGCCGGTTCCGGGATCCTTTCGCTGGTAGCATTGCTGTTGGGCGCGGAAGCCGGTTTGGCCTTCGACATCGATGGCAACGCCGCACTGTCCATACGGCAGAATCTGGAGGCCAATTGTCCGCCGCTGCAAAGCGAACAATTGCAAATCGTGTGCGGCGATTTTACATCGTCGGCCTTCGAAAACTTCAGCGCTGATTGGCTGTTCGCCAATATTACCGCCGCCGGCATTCTTCAGAATATTGATGCGATTGAACGCGGCAGCTTTTCGCGGATGATGCTTTCGGGAATTCTGTCGGAAAAGGCGGAGCAGGTTTTGCAAGCGTTCCAATCGAACTGGCGCTCCCTGGATGCCAGGCATCTCGATGGCTGGAGTTTACTGCTCCTGGAAAGGCGTTCTTGAAGGCGAGCCAGAATCTGTTGACAGGTTGACCGTAGCCCAACCCATACTGGCAGCGCCATGGCAAAGCTCGAGGTCCGAAAGAATGGCAACGCCGTCATTTTGTCGATCAAGGGTCGACACACCTTGCACGACAAGGCTGACTTCCAGGCTATGCTCGAGGACATCAAGGCTAGCGGCGGCAGCACCTTGTGCGTTGATGTCAGTGCTATGGAATACGTAGATTCCAGCGGAATTGGCGACCTGATAAAAGTCAAAATGGAATCGGGAAAGATTTTTGAGCAACTGCTGGTATATGGCATGTCCGAGGCGGTGGCTCGCTCCTTTCGAGTTTCGGGACTCCTGCAATTGTTCGAAATCATCGATGAGGCGCACTTTCGTACTTTATAAGCGAGCGCCTCCCTGCCAATGTCTGAAGATCAGCGCAGCGTCGACCAGGACTCCGCCGGCGGAGGACTCACGTCGCTTGGAGTCTCGCTTGTAGCCCGCCCCGATGGGCGCTGGTTTGTTGACTTAAGCGACATGCGGCTCTTCACCGGCCTGTCGGTGATCGCCCGCACTCTGGCCGATGAGCTGCTCGAGCAATCGCGCGCTGGCGTTGTCGACGCCTATGTGCAGCGTCGCCTTGTATCAGATATTTCGCCAGACCTGGTTGCACTGGGCGTGGGCAGCATAACTGTCTATGCATTGGACGGTTCGCTGCGCGGCGCGGCGGCGGCGCCAGAAGAATTTCATACGCAGCTTCGAACAGTCCTGGGAACGCTACAACGTCCGCGCTGGGCGTCGCAATTGTTT is a genomic window of Leptospirales bacterium containing:
- a CDS encoding STAS domain-containing protein, with the translated sequence MAKLEVRKNGNAVILSIKGRHTLHDKADFQAMLEDIKASGGSTLCVDVSAMEYVDSSGIGDLIKVKMESGKIFEQLLVYGMSEAVARSFRVSGLLQLFEIIDEAHFRTL
- a CDS encoding 50S ribosomal protein L11 methyltransferase: MSDEIFSEVIVRLPAENSLLLVQALDQGGALPELSGYYETLYQEDRPADDQTQLSLFFPVSFELPEIQVELLLVALGIDRYAIESQRVQRQDYLEAYKEHYQPFHLTRRIFITPSWERGGQAEQQARCSGSIPLYLDPGLAFGTGKHPTTQLCAACIEELTGPGIRFIDAGAGSGILSLVALLLGAEAGLAFDIDGNAALSIRQNLEANCPPLQSEQLQIVCGDFTSSAFENFSADWLFANITAAGILQNIDAIERGSFSRMMLSGILSEKAEQVLQAFQSNWRSLDARHLDGWSLLLLERRS